From Variovorax sp. PMC12, the proteins below share one genomic window:
- a CDS encoding histone deacetylase family protein, with protein MQAFFSDDQLLHDPQQFMRLGRICKPTDLPTRAEALMSTLAARGIAVGAPPEAGRAALELVHSVDYLDFLENAYARWQKLGGPGLEPGIEVLPNLSPHGVRSGPCPSPSVVAQAGWYIGDLACPIGPHTWRSVLRSAHAAQAAAETVIDGGGIAYALCRPSGHHAQHARAGGFCYVNNSAIAAATLRRRHARVAVLDIDAHHGDGTQQIFYGRGDVLTVSTHADPSGYYPWYTGYAHERGTGEGEGCNLNLPLAHGSGNAEFAEALDTAVAAIERFQPQALVLPLGFDTYKDDPISVLKFDMEAFRLAGERVRALGLPTVVVQEGGYMVEAIGAALDAFLEGLQA; from the coding sequence ATGCAGGCCTTCTTCAGCGACGACCAGCTGCTGCACGACCCGCAGCAGTTCATGCGGCTGGGCCGCATCTGCAAGCCCACCGACCTGCCCACGCGCGCCGAGGCGCTGATGAGCACGCTGGCCGCGCGCGGCATCGCGGTCGGTGCGCCGCCGGAGGCCGGCCGCGCAGCGCTGGAGCTCGTGCACAGCGTCGACTACCTGGACTTCCTGGAGAATGCCTACGCGCGCTGGCAGAAGCTCGGCGGCCCCGGCCTGGAGCCCGGCATCGAGGTGCTGCCCAACCTGTCGCCGCACGGCGTGCGGTCCGGGCCCTGCCCCTCGCCGTCGGTGGTGGCGCAGGCCGGCTGGTACATCGGCGACCTGGCCTGCCCCATAGGGCCGCACACATGGCGCTCGGTGCTGCGTTCGGCCCACGCGGCGCAGGCCGCGGCCGAGACGGTGATCGACGGCGGCGGCATCGCCTACGCGCTGTGCAGGCCATCGGGCCACCATGCACAGCATGCGCGCGCTGGAGGCTTCTGCTACGTGAACAACAGCGCCATCGCGGCCGCCACGCTGCGCCGGCGCCATGCGCGCGTGGCGGTGCTCGACATAGACGCCCACCACGGCGACGGCACGCAGCAGATCTTCTACGGGCGCGGCGACGTGCTGACCGTCTCCACGCACGCCGACCCGTCCGGCTACTACCCCTGGTACACGGGCTACGCGCACGAGCGCGGCACCGGCGAAGGAGAAGGCTGCAACCTGAACCTGCCGCTGGCGCACGGCAGCGGCAACGCCGAATTCGCCGAAGCCCTGGACACGGCCGTCGCCGCCATCGAGCGCTTCCAGCCGCAGGCGCTGGTGCTGCCGCTGGGCTTCGACACCTACAAGGACGACCCGATCAGCGTGCTCAAGTTCGACATGGAAGCCTTCCGACTCGCGGGCGAGCGCGTGCGCGCGCTGGGCCTGCCCACGGTGGTTGTGCAGGAAGGCGGCTACATGGTCGAGGCCATCGGCGCCGCGCTCGATGCGTTCCTGGAAGGCTTGCAGGCATGA
- a CDS encoding histone deacetylase family protein: MGKTGYFTHRDFWKHDMGGGHPECPGRLDAIEDRLLLTGVGDALEHRDVPLATLQQLTRAHSAAHVEHLEELHQRLVADEPAGGPDHAQVDPDTVLTRFTLLAARRAAGAAIAATDAVVAGELENAFCSVRPPGHHACRDQAMGFCFFNNIAIAARHAIEVHGIERVAIVDFDVHHGNGTENILSNDPRVLMVGFFQHPFYPYSGTDHPAPNMLNMPIPAYTKGMDVREMIEAVWMPRLEEFKPQMIFISAGFDAHREDDLGQLGLNENDFAWITGRVHDVARRHAGGRIVSMLEGGYNLDALARSVEAHIRVLADL, encoded by the coding sequence ATGGGCAAGACAGGCTACTTCACACATCGCGACTTCTGGAAGCACGACATGGGCGGCGGCCATCCCGAATGCCCGGGCCGCCTGGATGCCATCGAAGACCGCCTGCTGCTGACCGGCGTGGGCGACGCGCTCGAGCACCGCGACGTGCCGCTGGCCACGCTGCAGCAGCTCACGCGGGCGCACAGCGCCGCGCACGTCGAGCACCTCGAGGAACTGCACCAGCGCCTGGTGGCCGACGAGCCCGCCGGCGGCCCCGACCATGCGCAGGTCGACCCCGACACCGTGCTCACCCGCTTCACCCTGCTGGCCGCGCGCCGTGCCGCCGGGGCCGCCATTGCCGCCACCGACGCGGTGGTGGCAGGCGAGCTGGAAAACGCCTTCTGCTCGGTGCGCCCGCCCGGCCACCATGCCTGCCGGGACCAGGCGATGGGTTTCTGCTTCTTCAACAACATCGCCATTGCCGCGCGGCACGCCATCGAGGTGCACGGCATCGAGCGCGTGGCCATCGTCGATTTCGACGTGCACCACGGCAACGGCACCGAGAACATCCTCTCGAACGATCCGCGCGTGCTGATGGTCGGCTTCTTCCAGCATCCGTTCTATCCGTACAGCGGCACCGACCATCCGGCGCCGAACATGTTGAACATGCCGATCCCGGCCTACACCAAGGGCATGGACGTGCGCGAGATGATCGAGGCCGTGTGGATGCCGCGGCTGGAGGAATTCAAGCCGCAGATGATCTTCATCAGCGCGGGCTTCGACGCCCATCGCGAAGACGACCTGGGCCAGCTCGGGCTCAACGAGAACGACTTCGCCTGGATCACCGGGCGCGTGCACGACGTGGCCAGGCGCCATGCCGGGGGCCGCATCGTCTCGATGCTCGAAGGCGGCTACAACCTCGACGCCCTGGCGCGCAGCGTGGAAGCCCACATCCGCGTGCTGGCCGACCTGTAG
- a CDS encoding aspartate aminotransferase family protein — MTEKHTAELLERRARLLGPAYRLFYEEPFHPVRGEGVWLYDAAGTPWLDAYNNVVPLGHARPEVVEAIARQASVLNTHTRYLHEGILDYAERLLATMPPELGHATFTCTGSEANDLAMRIATAHTGGTGLIVTRFAYHGVTSAIACASPSLGQYVRLGDHVRLVDAPEGGDAETGKRFADGVRAAIADLKAHGIAPAALLVDTVFSSDGVFTAPAGFLREAVEAIHAAGGVFIADEVQPGFGRTGEAFWGFMRHGVVPDMVSMGKPMGNGHPVAGLAVRPEVMKAFGQASRYFNTFGGNPVSMAAASAVLDVIQQNGLQDNALNVGGYLRERLAALGQRHALVGEVRGAGLFIGLELVADRATRAPATAQAAKVVNGLRQRQVLLSATGPQANVLKIRPPLVFERQHADLLVERLDEVLATLE; from the coding sequence ATGACTGAGAAACACACCGCCGAGCTGCTCGAGCGCCGCGCCCGCCTGCTCGGGCCGGCCTACAGGCTCTTCTACGAAGAGCCCTTCCACCCCGTGCGCGGCGAGGGCGTCTGGCTCTACGACGCCGCCGGCACGCCCTGGCTGGACGCCTACAACAACGTGGTGCCGCTGGGCCATGCGCGGCCCGAAGTGGTCGAGGCCATCGCGCGCCAGGCGTCCGTGCTCAACACGCACACACGCTACCTGCACGAAGGCATCCTCGACTACGCGGAGCGCCTGCTGGCCACCATGCCGCCCGAGCTGGGCCATGCGACCTTCACCTGCACCGGCAGCGAGGCCAACGACCTGGCCATGCGCATCGCCACGGCGCACACCGGCGGCACCGGCCTCATCGTCACGCGCTTCGCGTACCACGGCGTGACCTCGGCCATCGCCTGCGCCTCGCCCTCGCTGGGGCAGTACGTGCGCCTGGGCGATCATGTGCGGCTGGTGGATGCGCCAGAGGGAGGAGATGCAGAGACGGGCAAACGCTTCGCCGACGGCGTGCGCGCGGCCATCGCCGACCTGAAGGCGCACGGCATCGCGCCCGCCGCGCTGCTCGTGGACACGGTGTTCTCCAGCGACGGCGTGTTCACGGCGCCGGCCGGCTTCCTGCGCGAGGCGGTGGAAGCGATCCATGCGGCCGGCGGCGTGTTCATCGCCGACGAGGTGCAGCCCGGTTTCGGCCGCACGGGCGAGGCCTTCTGGGGCTTCATGCGCCACGGCGTGGTGCCCGACATGGTGAGCATGGGCAAGCCCATGGGCAACGGCCACCCGGTCGCGGGCCTGGCGGTGCGGCCGGAGGTCATGAAGGCCTTCGGCCAGGCCAGCCGCTACTTCAACACCTTCGGCGGCAACCCGGTCTCGATGGCGGCTGCCTCCGCCGTGCTCGACGTGATCCAGCAGAACGGCCTGCAGGACAACGCACTGAATGTCGGCGGCTACCTGCGCGAGCGCCTGGCCGCGCTCGGCCAGCGCCATGCGCTGGTCGGCGAGGTGCGCGGCGCGGGGCTCTTCATCGGGCTGGAACTCGTGGCCGACCGCGCGACGCGCGCGCCCGCCACGGCGCAGGCCGCCAAGGTGGTCAACGGGCTGCGGCAGCGGCAGGTGCTGCTGAGCGCGACCGGGCCGCAGGCCAACGTGCTCAAGATCAGGCCGCCGCTGGTATTCGAGCGCCAACACGCCGACCTGCTGGTCGAGCGGCTCGACGAGGTGCTGGCCACGCTGGAATAG
- a CDS encoding aminotransferase — MAEPLGTGDKDVATHLHSYTNLAALPQTPPLVIVKGDGIHVVDERGTRYLEAMSGLWCASLGFSNKRLAAAGARALDTLPYYHTFNQRTNVAVADLAERLLALAPAPMARVFFANSGSEANDSAVKMVWYYHNAIGQPERKKIIARRNAYHGVTVAAASMGGLDGNHRDFDLPIATAPARFLHVDCPHHYRYAEPGETEQDFSSRLAQQLEQTILAEGPHTVAAFIAEPVMGAGGVLVPPAGYFEKVQAVLRKYGVLMIADEVICGFGRTGNMFGSTTFGIQPDILSCAKALSSGYVPISAVMVNDKVHSAIAANSGKLGSFGHGYTYSGHPVACAVALETLKVYEDERILEHVREIAPAFQAGLRAFAGRPWVGNVRGVGLIGAIELMADKAARTPFAAERKAGYRFAALALEEGLIVRAMGDSIGLCPPLIITRAELDDLFARLARAMDRFDQETKA; from the coding sequence ATGGCAGAACCCCTCGGCACCGGCGACAAGGACGTCGCCACCCACCTGCATTCGTACACCAACCTGGCCGCGCTGCCGCAGACGCCGCCGCTGGTCATCGTGAAAGGCGACGGCATCCACGTCGTCGACGAGCGCGGCACGCGCTACCTGGAAGCCATGTCGGGCCTGTGGTGCGCCTCGCTGGGCTTCTCCAACAAGCGCCTGGCCGCGGCCGGTGCCCGTGCACTCGACACCCTGCCCTACTACCACACCTTCAACCAGCGCACCAACGTCGCGGTGGCCGACCTGGCAGAGCGGCTGCTGGCACTGGCGCCCGCGCCCATGGCGCGCGTGTTCTTCGCGAACTCGGGTTCCGAGGCCAACGACAGCGCCGTGAAGATGGTCTGGTACTACCACAACGCCATCGGCCAGCCGGAGCGCAAGAAGATCATCGCGCGGCGCAACGCGTACCACGGCGTGACCGTGGCGGCCGCCAGCATGGGCGGGCTCGACGGCAACCACCGCGACTTCGACCTGCCGATCGCGACGGCGCCCGCGCGCTTCCTGCACGTGGACTGCCCGCACCACTACCGCTACGCCGAGCCCGGCGAGACCGAGCAGGACTTCTCCAGCCGCCTCGCGCAACAGCTGGAGCAGACCATCCTGGCCGAAGGCCCGCACACCGTGGCCGCCTTCATCGCCGAGCCGGTGATGGGCGCGGGCGGCGTGCTGGTGCCGCCGGCCGGCTACTTCGAGAAAGTGCAGGCCGTGCTGCGCAAGTACGGCGTGCTCATGATCGCCGACGAGGTGATCTGCGGCTTCGGCCGCACGGGCAACATGTTCGGCTCCACCACCTTCGGCATCCAGCCCGACATCCTGAGCTGCGCCAAGGCGCTGTCCTCGGGCTACGTGCCGATCTCGGCGGTCATGGTCAACGACAAGGTGCACAGCGCCATCGCCGCCAACAGCGGCAAGCTCGGCAGCTTCGGCCACGGCTACACCTACTCGGGCCACCCCGTCGCCTGCGCGGTGGCGCTGGAGACGCTCAAGGTCTACGAGGACGAGCGCATCCTCGAGCACGTGCGCGAGATCGCACCCGCCTTCCAGGCCGGGCTGCGCGCCTTCGCCGGGCGCCCCTGGGTGGGCAACGTGCGCGGCGTGGGCCTGATCGGCGCCATCGAACTCATGGCCGACAAGGCCGCGCGCACGCCGTTCGCCGCAGAACGCAAGGCCGGCTACCGCTTCGCGGCGCTGGCGCTGGAGGAAGGGCTGATCGTGCGCGCCATGGGCGACAGCATCGGCCTGTGTCCGCCGCTGATCATCACGCGGGCCGAGCTGGACGACCTGTTCGCGCGGCTGGCCCGCGCCATGGACCGCTTCGACCAGGAAACGAAGGCCTGA
- a CDS encoding mechanosensitive ion channel family protein: MNFNDFTQRLSQVDARGIGIELAVLVACVALAWGVCKWFGRDQPKDSIWFGERTFDGVLFPLLALVLTDLARRVVGDFQTVLVLRIAVSMFLSLAVIRLFARVLRAVFPASNMVRLLERTVSWLAWIAAVLWIVGLLPPVLAELDDITLAFGKTRVSLQTIIQGALSAGLVMMIALWISSTVEKRILREAVTDLSMRKVASNAVRAFLLLIGMLFALSAVGVDLTALSVLGGALGVGLGFGLQKLASNYVSGFVILLERSIRIGDNVKVDTFEGRITDIKTRYTLIRAGNGREAIVPNESLITSRVENLSLADRKFNITTTIVVGYESDVAQVQSILCEAAKAQPRVMSDPAPVAFLMNFAPDGLEFTLNFWVADPDKGKDNLRSAINIAILDGLRGAGIDIPYPQRVVRVESLPAGTVPAGEPAEK, from the coding sequence ATGAATTTCAACGACTTCACCCAACGCCTGAGCCAGGTCGATGCACGCGGCATCGGCATCGAACTGGCCGTGCTGGTGGCCTGCGTCGCCCTGGCCTGGGGCGTGTGCAAATGGTTCGGCCGCGACCAGCCCAAGGACTCGATCTGGTTCGGCGAACGCACCTTCGACGGCGTGCTGTTCCCGCTGCTCGCGCTGGTGCTCACCGACCTTGCCCGGCGCGTGGTGGGCGATTTCCAGACCGTGCTGGTGCTGCGCATCGCGGTGTCGATGTTCCTGTCGCTGGCGGTGATCCGGTTGTTCGCGCGCGTGCTGCGCGCGGTGTTCCCGGCCTCCAACATGGTGCGGCTGCTGGAGCGCACGGTGTCGTGGCTGGCCTGGATCGCGGCGGTGCTGTGGATCGTCGGCCTGCTGCCGCCGGTGCTGGCCGAGCTCGACGACATCACGCTGGCCTTCGGCAAGACCCGCGTGAGCCTGCAGACCATCATCCAGGGCGCGCTGTCGGCCGGGCTGGTGATGATGATCGCGCTGTGGATTTCGAGCACGGTCGAGAAGCGCATCCTGCGCGAGGCCGTCACCGACCTGTCGATGCGCAAGGTGGCGTCGAACGCGGTGCGCGCCTTCCTGCTGCTGATCGGCATGCTGTTCGCGCTGTCGGCGGTGGGGGTGGACCTGACGGCGCTGTCGGTGCTGGGCGGCGCGCTCGGCGTGGGGCTGGGGTTCGGGCTGCAGAAGCTGGCGTCCAATTACGTGAGCGGCTTCGTGATTCTGCTGGAGCGCTCGATCCGCATCGGCGACAACGTGAAGGTCGACACCTTCGAAGGCCGCATCACCGACATCAAGACGCGCTACACGCTCATTCGCGCGGGCAACGGGCGCGAGGCCATCGTGCCGAACGAATCGCTCATCACCAGCCGGGTGGAGAACCTCTCGCTGGCCGACCGCAAGTTCAACATCACGACCACCATCGTGGTGGGCTACGAGAGCGACGTGGCGCAGGTGCAGTCCATCCTGTGCGAGGCGGCCAAGGCCCAGCCGCGCGTGATGAGCGACCCCGCGCCGGTGGCCTTTCTCATGAACTTCGCGCCCGACGGGCTGGAGTTCACGCTCAACTTCTGGGTGGCCGACCCCGACAAGGGCAAGGACAACCTGCGCTCGGCCATCAACATCGCGATCCTCGACGGCCTGCGCGGCGCGGGCATCGACATTCCCTATCCGCAGCGCGTGGTGCGGGTGGAGTCGCTCCCGGCCGGCACGGTCCCTGCGGGCGAGCCCGCGGAAAAGTAG
- a CDS encoding DMT family transporter: MSSTVQASGPTARRDSAGSGIALFLCALVLFAAYDAFAKQMVASHAPAVVNLGRYTAIGAIALVLLLRHGDLRLWRQPHQKLLAARSVALAVVATCFMTALVTMPLAEATAIYFTAPLIMVALSPWLLGERVGRAQWTAVLLGFAGMLCIVRPGGSLPLAGTLLMAVSAVCYALFQVLTRRLSGLVPAPVQFAHMALACLVITNLPVLFMPHVTLPPWPEMALLVAGGAVSGSAQLLLLAAFRRVGAATLAPLNYVQLLLAVLISTLWFQRPPDATALAGMALIAVAGVYLARAGGGSAQAAGMIRTRDRDKEFR; this comes from the coding sequence ATGAGCAGCACGGTGCAAGCCTCGGGTCCCACGGCACGACGCGACAGCGCGGGCTCGGGCATCGCGCTGTTCCTCTGCGCACTGGTGCTGTTCGCGGCATACGACGCCTTCGCCAAGCAGATGGTGGCCAGCCATGCGCCGGCGGTCGTCAACCTGGGCCGCTACACCGCCATAGGCGCCATCGCCCTGGTGCTGCTGCTACGCCACGGCGACCTGCGCCTTTGGCGCCAGCCGCACCAGAAGCTGCTGGCCGCGCGCAGCGTGGCGCTGGCCGTCGTGGCCACCTGCTTCATGACGGCACTCGTCACCATGCCGCTGGCCGAGGCCACGGCCATCTATTTCACGGCCCCGCTGATCATGGTCGCGCTGTCGCCCTGGCTGCTCGGCGAGCGCGTGGGCCGCGCGCAGTGGACGGCGGTGCTGCTGGGCTTCGCGGGCATGCTGTGCATCGTGCGCCCGGGCGGCAGCCTGCCGCTGGCGGGCACGCTGCTGATGGCCGTGTCCGCCGTCTGCTATGCGCTTTTCCAGGTGCTCACGCGCCGGCTCTCGGGGCTCGTGCCGGCGCCCGTGCAGTTCGCGCACATGGCGCTGGCCTGCCTGGTCATCACGAACCTGCCCGTGCTGTTCATGCCGCACGTCACGCTGCCGCCCTGGCCGGAGATGGCCTTGCTGGTGGCCGGCGGCGCGGTCAGCGGGAGCGCCCAACTGTTGCTGCTGGCCGCGTTCCGCCGCGTCGGCGCGGCCACGCTGGCACCGCTGAACTACGTGCAGCTGCTGCTGGCAGTGCTGATCAGCACGCTGTGGTTCCAGCGCCCGCCCGATGCGACGGCCCTGGCGGGCATGGCGCTGATCGCCGTGGCGGGCGTGTACCTGGCGCGCGCGGGCGGCGGCAGCGCCCAGGCGGCCGGCATGATACGCACAAGAGATCGAGACAAGGAATTCAGATGA
- a CDS encoding GntR family transcriptional regulator, translating into MTISRTEAATPPAFSSIQVPDLVGVVEAQLQQAILSGRIAPGERIVEAEMARQMGVSRAPVREAARRLESLGLLISRPRHGFAVRTVSPKQVTDLYEVRIQLELLGASLACTHATDAELAQLDARVDDMVERAEILSSPERVALDLDFHFAISALSGNHYLHRLFDNMQTEVRMFLALSEDSYGDLKALAETHRPIAKAMAARDVDAAQHALRYHLETAKAHVRGLFSKA; encoded by the coding sequence ATGACCATCAGCCGCACCGAAGCCGCCACCCCTCCCGCTTTCTCGTCGATCCAGGTGCCAGACCTGGTCGGCGTGGTGGAGGCGCAGTTGCAGCAAGCCATCCTGTCGGGCCGCATCGCGCCCGGCGAGCGCATCGTCGAAGCCGAGATGGCCCGGCAGATGGGCGTGAGCCGCGCGCCCGTGCGGGAAGCCGCGCGCCGGCTGGAAAGCCTGGGCCTGCTGATATCGCGCCCGCGCCACGGCTTCGCGGTGCGCACGGTTTCGCCCAAGCAGGTCACCGACCTGTACGAGGTGCGCATCCAGCTCGAACTGCTGGGTGCCTCGCTGGCCTGCACGCACGCCACCGATGCCGAACTGGCCCAGCTCGACGCGCGCGTGGACGACATGGTGGAACGCGCCGAGATCCTGTCGTCGCCCGAACGCGTGGCGCTCGACCTGGATTTCCACTTCGCCATCAGCGCGCTGTCGGGCAACCACTATCTCCACCGCCTGTTCGACAACATGCAGACCGAGGTGCGCATGTTCCTCGCGCTCAGCGAAGACAGCTATGGCGACCTGAAGGCGCTGGCCGAGACGCACAGGCCCATCGCCAAGGCCATGGCGGCGCGCGACGTCGATGCCGCGCAGCACGCGCTGCGCTACCACCTCGAAACCGCCAAGGCGCACGTCCGCGGCCTCTTCTCCAAGGCATGA
- a CDS encoding phosphotransferase: protein MTQELDDAIRAALPEAAVLTAPPAPVETGWAADLLLRLYGKRGRLKLLTGERDANFLLEPDDGGARCMLKLSHPDEDPLVADFQTQALLHLARTDPGLPVQRLLPDRHGAASVQIEDAEGRTRVARLFSYLEGMPMPQAPRSAAQRSCVARMLARLDLALAGFEHPAGARELPWDIQRADRVRALLVHVADPARRALAEAALDGFVQRTKPRLALLRRQPIHNDFNLYNLLVEPDEPARVAGILDFGDMVHAPLVDDLAVAASYHIDEQDDALETIARFAADYHAVSALTDGETHALLDLVRARLAMVVAISGWRAARQPGNAAYLMRNNAVSWARLQACAALTPDQVQEAIRAACQATERTEPTEPIHD, encoded by the coding sequence ATGACGCAGGAACTCGACGACGCCATCCGCGCGGCCCTGCCCGAGGCCGCGGTGCTGACCGCGCCGCCCGCCCCCGTCGAAACCGGCTGGGCCGCCGACCTGCTGCTGCGCCTTTACGGCAAGCGCGGCCGGCTCAAGCTGCTCACGGGCGAGCGCGACGCCAACTTCCTGCTGGAGCCGGACGACGGCGGCGCGCGCTGCATGCTCAAGCTCTCGCACCCGGACGAAGACCCGCTGGTGGCCGACTTCCAGACCCAGGCGCTGCTGCACCTGGCACGCACCGACCCCGGCCTGCCGGTGCAGCGCCTGCTGCCGGACCGCCATGGCGCGGCCTCGGTGCAGATCGAGGACGCCGAAGGCCGCACGCGCGTCGCGCGCCTGTTCAGCTACCTCGAAGGCATGCCGATGCCGCAGGCGCCGCGCTCGGCGGCGCAGCGCAGTTGCGTCGCCCGCATGCTCGCGCGGCTGGACCTCGCGCTGGCTGGCTTCGAACACCCCGCGGGTGCCCGCGAACTGCCCTGGGACATCCAGCGCGCCGACCGCGTGCGCGCCCTGCTGGTGCACGTGGCCGACCCCGCCCGCCGCGCACTGGCCGAGGCCGCGCTCGACGGCTTCGTGCAGCGCACCAAGCCGCGGCTGGCCCTGCTGCGCCGCCAGCCCATCCACAACGACTTCAACCTCTACAACCTGCTGGTGGAGCCTGACGAACCGGCGCGCGTGGCCGGCATCCTCGACTTCGGCGACATGGTGCATGCGCCGCTCGTGGACGACCTCGCCGTCGCGGCCTCGTACCACATCGACGAGCAGGACGACGCGCTGGAGACGATCGCGCGCTTCGCGGCCGACTATCACGCCGTCTCTGCGCTGACCGACGGCGAGACCCACGCGCTGCTCGACCTGGTGCGCGCACGGCTGGCGATGGTGGTCGCCATCAGCGGCTGGCGCGCGGCTCGCCAGCCCGGCAACGCCGCCTATCTCATGCGCAACAACGCTGTTTCCTGGGCGCGGCTGCAGGCCTGCGCCGCGCTGACACCCGACCAGGTGCAGGAAGCCATCCGGGCCGCCTGCCAAGCCACGGAACGCACGGAACCCACGGAACCGATCCATGACTGA
- a CDS encoding SDR family NAD(P)-dependent oxidoreductase, which yields MKAAPRVAMVSGGNRGIGLAIVRELLAHGWRVSVGTRAATDAFDDHDPAQVRTYRFDAENAQSETDWVAATVRDFGGIDALVHNAGILSTRSVVEANDAEVDRLLEINVKSPLRLTRKAWTHLLAADEGKVLVMASLAAKRVRTADASLYALSKAAVLSLAHGIRHCGAESRVRCTALCPGFVATDMAAALPPEQQRQATRPEDVARIARTVLELPASASVAEIPISWTVEPQY from the coding sequence ATGAAGGCCGCGCCCCGTGTCGCCATGGTCAGCGGGGGCAACCGCGGCATCGGCCTGGCCATCGTGCGCGAACTGCTCGCGCATGGCTGGCGCGTGAGCGTGGGCACGCGCGCCGCCACCGATGCCTTCGACGACCACGACCCGGCGCAGGTGCGCACCTACCGCTTCGACGCCGAGAACGCGCAAAGCGAGACCGACTGGGTGGCCGCGACCGTGCGCGACTTCGGCGGCATCGATGCGCTGGTGCACAACGCCGGCATCCTCAGCACCCGCTCGGTCGTCGAGGCCAACGACGCGGAGGTCGACCGCCTGCTGGAGATCAACGTCAAGTCGCCGCTGCGGCTCACGCGCAAGGCCTGGACGCACCTGCTGGCGGCGGACGAAGGCAAGGTGCTGGTGATGGCATCGCTCGCCGCCAAGCGCGTGCGCACGGCCGATGCCTCGCTCTATGCGCTGAGCAAGGCGGCGGTGCTGTCGCTGGCCCACGGCATCCGGCACTGCGGCGCCGAGTCGCGCGTGCGCTGCACCGCGCTGTGCCCCGGCTTCGTCGCCACCGACATGGCGGCCGCCCTGCCGCCCGAGCAGCAGCGGCAGGCCACGCGCCCAGAGGACGTGGCCCGCATCGCGCGGACCGTGCTCGAGCTGCCGGCCTCGGCCAGCGTCGCGGAGATCCCGATCAGCTGGACCGTCGAACCCCAATACTGA
- a CDS encoding histone deacetylase family protein, with protein sequence MKVIYSDQHTGHDPQQFIVRGRMKRSNEQPERGTLLLNAARAQGHDIVAPQDHGPGPRAAIHTPQYLRFLETAWERWQQLEGASEEVMPNVHPFPGQPFTYPDSLVGQAGYHMGDMACSIGRHTWHAATWSAHVATHAAQLVLDGERAAYALCRPPGHHAYADRANGFTYLNNAAIAAQHLRGRHDRVAILDIDVHHGNGTQGIFWRRKDVLTISLHGDPHFCTPFFTGHAHETGEGEGLGYNLNLPLARGTQDEGFLAALATANATIRAFAPGALVVALGLDAHENDPYQALAVSTPGFGRILGEIARLGLPTVLVQEGGYLSEDLGLNLASALGGFEKAA encoded by the coding sequence ATGAAAGTCATCTACAGCGACCAGCACACAGGCCACGACCCGCAGCAGTTCATCGTGCGCGGACGCATGAAGCGCAGCAACGAGCAGCCCGAGCGCGGCACGCTGCTGCTGAACGCCGCGCGCGCGCAGGGCCACGACATCGTCGCGCCCCAGGACCACGGCCCGGGCCCGCGCGCCGCCATCCACACGCCGCAATACCTGCGCTTCCTGGAAACCGCCTGGGAACGCTGGCAGCAGCTCGAAGGGGCCTCCGAGGAAGTCATGCCCAACGTGCATCCGTTCCCGGGCCAGCCCTTCACCTACCCCGACAGCCTCGTGGGCCAGGCCGGCTACCACATGGGCGACATGGCCTGCTCCATCGGGCGCCACACCTGGCATGCCGCGACGTGGTCGGCCCACGTGGCCACGCATGCCGCGCAGCTCGTGCTCGACGGTGAACGCGCGGCCTACGCGCTGTGCCGGCCGCCCGGCCACCATGCCTATGCCGACCGCGCCAACGGCTTCACCTACCTCAACAACGCGGCGATCGCAGCCCAGCACCTGCGCGGCAGGCACGACCGCGTGGCCATCCTCGACATCGACGTGCACCACGGCAACGGTACGCAGGGCATCTTCTGGCGCCGCAAGGACGTGCTGACGATCTCGCTGCACGGCGACCCGCATTTCTGCACGCCCTTCTTCACGGGCCATGCGCACGAGACCGGCGAAGGCGAAGGCCTGGGCTACAACCTGAACCTGCCGCTGGCGCGCGGCACGCAGGACGAGGGCTTCCTCGCCGCGCTGGCGACGGCGAACGCCACCATCCGCGCCTTCGCGCCCGGCGCGCTGGTCGTGGCCTTGGGCCTGGACGCGCACGAGAACGACCCCTACCAGGCGCTGGCCGTGAGCACGCCGGGCTTCGGCCGCATCCTCGGCGAAATCGCGCGCCTGGGGCTGCCCACGGTGCTGGTGCAGGAAGGCGGCTACCTGTCGGAGGACCTGGGCCTCAACCTGGCCAGCGCGCTCGGCGGCTTCGAGAAGGCGGCGTGA